The genomic stretch AGCAAAcattcctctgctttcctgttaAAAGGATAAAtgtttgggaggaaaaaaaaatgaaattcaactcTTAGGacatgcaaaatgtttttacataGTGGAACCGTTAATCACTTTGagagaatgaaaatattctataaCAGGGACACTGTATCAAATCCGTAAAATACTATTATAGAGAGCACACTAGAAATGGCAGCATATTGTTGGCTTAGTGTTGCTCTTGCCTTTGTTGgaagatatttaaatatttcataatgtATCTTTATAAGTCAGAACTTAAATTTAAGTAATCAGTTGGTTCATTGTGACTATATTCCCTTCCACAGTTGCTTTCCCCTTGTTCAGCTGCTGGTGTGTGGCTTGATCAGtgtgcaagtgaaaaataacCATGGAAAAAATTAGGCCTGGTTGAAgcaagtttttttttattaatgcaaGCACATCCAGTCAAACACGGAATATCCTGCTTTATGGTACAGCTTTATATTTAGCATTTCAGCTCAGAATAGCAAAACACGGTATATGAGGAATGTATCAAactgagggaggaaaaataaaaaggaaccaATGTGGATACTGCGTTGATTTCAAGTATATACTAGGACTGATTGACCAGTGAAGTGCACATTCatgtgaaagcttttttttatacatttacAGAAAGTGTTctaaaattgcatttcaaatatatatttttttcttaaattttaagcATCCCTTTTAAATTTCAATTACATAAACAAAGCTGATATACAATCCCTCTTATAGTGTCCGACAATGTTACTAGCTAGAACATCTCTGAAAGTGCAAAACACTGTAATAATACAGTATAAATATTCTTACTCTAATCCAGGGCTGAAGGTCAGGACTTCAGCACAGGAAAAATAGCAGCAGATGATAAGAATTATCCCTTCCCCTTTTCTGGGCTGTTCTTGTTAACAGTTAGCAttctatttcttccttcttcatgGCATAACttacttttgtttctcttaGATGTCAATGCTATAGGAATAGCAAAATGTTGATTTATCTCCCTTCCTTACCCCAACTTACTCTTCTAATTTTAAGTATTTGTCAAGGGGGGAGTGGaacagggagagagggaaggctttttaatttttttactacaCTACAGGGCCAatacagcaaataatttctcCTAAGTGATTGCAGATGCTGTATGAAACAGTGGCACTGCTCTTGGTTGTAGGCACTCAGCAAGAAGAATCTGCTGGACCCTTGGTCCAGCAAGTGTCCTGCCCCTTCTTTAACAGAAGGCAGAATAAGATAAACCCCACCTACTTAGctgataatttttaaagaaacttgtGCAGAGGTCCTCTGTGGGGCTCTATGAGGGAGGCTGTAACCACTGTGAACTCTAGAGGGccttatttaaggaaaaaaaaaaaatctaattttctgGCTCAAGTCATTGTCTTTACAAATATGCAGCCCTCAAGCCTTAAGGGAACAATTACTGGAAAGGACAGTAGATATTAATGgataataattttttcattaaacaaaatagtttttaatctgagcctatttttattttcttaattcagAGATTAGGAAAGTAAGTCCTGAActgtatgtttttttcctggaaatgaaTACCTTGAACCTTAACACAACATAAGCTCCTCAGGTGCTCATTTGGGTAGCCAAATTAGGTGTAAACTCAAGGCTAAAAGGAGAAATTAGAAATCATAAGCATCAGCGGGTTTACAGCTCATCTCTAATTTTGGTACTGACTTGGGTTCAAAGGTTTGACCAATTTTTTTTACGGTGTTTTTCCTCAGATTTCAATGGGTTCTGGCCCAGACAGTTAATCACAGCTTGCAAAATACTAGAAAAAGCTTATGATATAAGTTGGTCTTTGCTTTAATTGTCTGTAAGTCCAGGCTagcattttcaaaggaaacaagGGAATTAAGTGCCCAGGTCAGTGGTGATGAACTCTTAAGCTTCTCTGGAAATTTTAGCCTTAACTTCAAATTGGACATCTGAGTTTACTTCCCTCTCCCTAGCTCAtgtattatctttattttccaaaaactgttttcaaaaaaacatATTGAGCCTGTTTTGCAGAGATAATCTAGGTTAGACATCCTTCTCTtcaacataagaaaaaactccctgatttttaaaaaggaaaacacaaactaTTCTGACAGCCAGAATTTAAAGGATAGTTCCCAGAAGTATTAAAACTTAGACATGTGTGCATCTtcacacatgcacgcacacataCTCACACACAAACGCACGTCCCCCAGCAGTTACCCCATCTTATCTCTTTAAATCAtgtaacaaaaatatgtttgctGCACCATCAATGTTACAGGCAGGTATACTCTACTTCATGTGCCATattctccattttatttaaaaagtactttgtAGCTGGTTTCAAGAcatccatatttttattttctttacttccaGTCCAGCGTAATAGAAGGTACACTAAACAATATCAGTACCTTGTAAGGCACTATTTTCTGATGTAGGAGAGGAACACACTTAGGGCAGATGTCTAAGGCCTTGACTCTACAAACACTTACTGACACATGTGAAGGGTATCGCTAATTTGAAGGAGACCCTTCACCTCAATGCTAGAGAGACATGTTGAGTGTTCTGTAGGATACTGGTCCAATGGAGTATTTAACCTGAACACTGGCTTTAGTTGGgatgtgtgttttaatttttagtttattttggtggaagtaataaaaaaaaaaaataaaaatttggatGCTGATAGAATAAGATCTCCCCAGGGATACCATCTCCCATGATACATTTCATCTCTGAGAACAGGGCCCTGcccttgtatttaaaataaaaaaccaaaaacccttCACTTAAGTGCCTTAAGGTTGACATGTGAAATATTTaccacattttatttcataaaagtTACTGTATATACAAAAGAGACCTCAGCCAGTGAGGTCTGTCTTAGCTCAGTCCAAGTCTTTCAGGTTGTAAAAACACGTTCATACAATGTGCTTCAAAGTCTGCAGATCAGATCCGAAAATCTCAGGCTCTATTAAGCAGAGTTGTCCTAGAAGAAGTagtaataagaaagaaaattaccttTTCTATCACGACAAAAACTTTTACGCTTTTGGTAAAGGTTGGCAATAGATCTGTCTTGCATCATTAGCTGGAAGCCTTTCTTCAAGGGATATATTTTCAGCTGCTATAAACTGGAATACATCTGTGCATTCCAATAAAGATGCTGACTTTAAATGGCAATTTAACCTTTGTAACATCACTTCAGGCCCTTAAGATGTGCTCGGGTAAGTAACATGTTCCTCTGTCATCCTAAACTATTTCTTGCTGAACAGCGTCGGACTTAATGCAAGGTATGTTGGATGGGTGTCGTAAGTGAAAAGCTCCTGTGGACTTCCTAAGAAATGCTGGGATCACTGGGAAACAGTCTCTGGTCTAGGATAATATGGTCATAATGTATCTCATCTGCAGCTCAGGACATACAGACTTCTTCATTCTTTATCTGGTACAGATAGGGCAAATCTAAATGTTTAACATGATTTACAAAGGTCTAAATCTCTCTTTCTGCCTTGACCTCAGTATTAGAAGAAATCTCATCTAAATTAACTGATCTCATCATGCATATGCAAGAGGTGTTTCCCCCTTtcaaagaggaaggaggagtCATTGAGACTTTCTCCCTTAAGAGTAGGCTGAAAATTAGGGTATTCGTGTAAAATTTCATCCTTTTATAAGATTTGTAACTGCATAGGTATGATAAATGATAGTATCTTCTTAGTATCTTTATATATTTGCTCCTCTGAGAAAAGCATGTCTGCAAACTGCTACAAATGTAGATTCTTTCACTGTATTTGACAGCCTAAACAAAGCATATTCACTTTCATAGTCCCAGCTGTGATCTTGCAACCTCAACTGACCTGGCTGGAAAAGCTGTATCAAAATCCACGCCATATTGaattttttcagatttgaatTCTGAAGAACAAATAAGTGTATTTGGGTTAAAATGGCCATAAGCTGGATATGGAAATAGGAGAAAGGAAGTTGATGATTGCGCGCCTGTATGCAAAAAGACTCATGTTCTGACAAAGCTTTATACCTGAGTGTTTTCCAGCTGTCTTTTTCCATGTGGTTTTCTGGACCTTCGCTTTCAAAGGATGCAATGAACAGAGctagtaaataaaataagagCAATCAGATAATGGGttctttaactgaaaaaataataataaagagtTACAATATAgcaggtgtaacttagcagaCTTCATAATGAAGTTTATTCTCATCAGAAGCCAACACAGAAGTGATAATACatatttatcaaatatttttttacatgctaatttttttcatgtgtataTTCTGTCTGCATTTCAACCAGTAGGAAGACCCACTATAGTGTTCAATAAAGGATTTTACCTTCTTCGCTATAAATGGGTGCTGTGAGTAGATAGCTCTGGATCTTCTTGTCTTTTTCAAAAGGGCACTCAACCTGCTTCCATGTCAGGAAATCATGAATCTGTCTTGAAATTTCCCAGAATTTCTGCATGAGgtaattaaaagaattttattaaaatcatatttgttttctttcaaatattagtTCTTTTGTTTCAATTTCAGAGACTCTCCATCTTGTTCTTattcatgctttttcttttattatccCTCACTCAGTCTTCTTCCTTGTTATCCTTTCTTCTTACTGCTCTGTTCTCCCCCTCATGCTCCTAGTTCATCATCTGTTGTTAGCCTCTCAAGTTTAGAATAGTGTATCCCTGTTAACCGCCAGGTCTTTTGTATTCAATGCTTTTCATGATCAACCTTTTCTTCCCACATAATAAAGTGCTATtggcttgttttctgtgtcttaTCTCTAAATTAGCCTGCAAATGGAACTAgtcagtaaataattttttatttactttttacatTTGCAACCTTCAACTTCAATGAAATGTGACATACCTGATTTTTCCATAAAGCACttgaaaattttaagaaataatcaaaataaCACATAGATTCTATAGATATTCTTTCCTTCCTAGGATTTTAAGAAATGCATAATTACCTAGGGTTTGCCTTGTATATTGTGTGCCCCCCTCCCTCTACCCAGCCTgaataatgacaaaaaaattttcaaaagtacttTTGACAGGCTGCAGTCTTTTGGACATGTATGTTTGTTACTCAGGAAGAGAGAATCCAGAACCTATAGAAACTCCCCTGGAGACCTGCTAAAGCCATTTGCTGGTTATGCGTTGCGTTTATAGCTAGCTAACCTGAGGAGGTTAAATCAGCTAACGCTGATGATTTAGGGTGAAGTTACCTATTATAATTTGCTCAGATATGactgcttgctgctgcagcaaaacttattttgcattatttactGCCTTCCGCTGCCCGCAATCCCTTTTGAACATAAGGTAGGTGCAGGGCTGAGGAGTGGCGAACTGTTGTCTGCCGGTTATATATGGTACACTAAAATTCTTGTGCTTCTTGATTTcaagttctttattttaaatgttctaaGAGTACAATGTTCCTTGAAGAGATTTCCCTTTCCAGTTGGCTAACGTTAGACTACTTCTGTATTCctcaagtaatttttaatgctGGGGGGGGTTGGCTTctgaaattcttattttctgctCAATCATACATCAGTTTTGGTAACACATTAATGTTATTCCAATCAGTTCTGCTTACGTGAATTTTATGTTTTGCAGTGCATCTGTCCtgtttcatgtaaaaaaaaaaaaatctctatttaaGTAtactttaatcttttaattgaAGGCAATTACATTCCAGCAGTTTTATAGATTCTCTTCTGTATAAGCAATTGTGGATCTACTGGATACGTAATATATACATGGCAACTGCAAAGGCTAGCTTTCACAGAAATCTGGTGAGATCATTTCCCCTAAATAATGATGTCCCTTTATGTCTAGATCACAGCAACACTAAAGGAATTGGTAATATAATGAGCTAGAGGTTCAAAACTGGCAAATGCTTGTAATGTACAATGCTTAACTAGCATTACAGTTTCTATAATGCAAAGTCTTACCTTGAAGTTTATCTGCCCATTGGGCAAGCGGTTCGTATGTATTTTGTGCAGAAAGTAGATATCTTTAATAAACAGGTTGAAAACTGGGATGACTATCTTCTCTCGATTGCTGTTGGCAGTCTGAGATCGCTGTGCTGCTCCTTGCAGGGCTGTGCGGTAATTACAAAAGTTGCTGGATGGATCCATGTGATGCTGGTTTTATGGGGGATAAAAGGCAGTCAAGTAATAGGTGTTTCCTAAATATCAAAAGCTTTGATCTAACAATCAGAGTGTTCATTCTTTATGAATTTGTTGAGCCCCTTTTTAAACTTTCAAGATAGAGTAGCTTATACTGATCAGGTCTGGACTCAGGTTTTTCTCACTTCTGTCTTGTTTGAAAGGAGGCTTCTGTACTGGCTTTACATCTATGTAAAGTGGTTAATGGAAGACTGAAAGGAAATGATAAATGACtactggaggaaaaacaaaattctaaCTGGCTGTCACCAGTCTTTCTGATGACTATTTCCattaagttttgttttcattcagatCTCCACTAGATGGAGTACTCTAATTAGTTTTAAGGGTAGCAGAATGGCATTCACTTGAGTGAAAACTACCTTGATgttaaatggggaaaaaatatgctaGGAAGAAATAACCTAAAGAAAACTTGCATCCACTTTTCTTTGCAGGCAAGTAGGGAGTTTGAAATTCAGCAAATGCTTTCTCTAATATTTATATGCTGGTGACCACTGACAGAGGTGCCTCTGTAACCTCTGACTTGATTTCATCCAAACCTCTGCTGTGGAATCACTACTTGGTGGATTTCTATATAAAGTCTAAACTTTAGACATACCTCTAAAACATCAAATTTGGCTGTTTTGACCTTGGACCAAGTTTTCTTTAGCCGTGCCACAGGACTCAAGTTCATGCCAGCtgaatggaaagagaagagacaaagaaggaaacagttaaaaaaaaaaagtaaaataaggcTAATGTAACTCTGTGTTTGTGTATCAGCACTACACAGTGGAAGGCAGTTCATCCTGGCAAACAAAAGTTGTAGCTAACACTCATGCACCCACACGTTAATCTGTCACTGGTGCATACTGCCCCCGTAGAAGCGTGCATGCTGATGTGGTCAGCCAGTTTAGGGCAAGTATGAGCTTGGTCTTGCCAGTCAGGTTGTAAAATGGTGTGCCTTTTGTCAGCTGTGTTAAGGATACTCACAGATAATAGCCATCATTGAATTAAAGTTTCCAATATTGAAGCATTCTCTTGCCACATCAATGAAAAATTCCACCATTCTTGTAcgctgctttttcttcacaacctgaaaaaaacccaatatcTGTTAAGAGGGAAGGGATGGCCTGAATTTTGGATGGGATGTTCAGTCAAAGGCCTTGTAACAGGCTGCTTGAATAGACATTTCAAGACTTTATCCAGCTAAATCTTATGATGATATAGGCCTGAGGGTATTGTgttaagattaatttttaataaaatagccAAAGTATTTGGGGCTACTATCAATTATTTGTCCAGTTCGGGGGGACTGTAAATTTTTGTTTATGTATAAAGTTCAATGTCTTAGGGAATCTTGTATAAACAAGCTGGACACTTTCAGCAATTTCCTGTTACTGGAAAAAGGACATAATATTCTTTCTGATAGCAGCTTCATATATGCAAAAAATTTAAACCCCTGaagaagaggggaaagcagTGGACAGACTTAAGACCGGGGCGTGAAACCTGAATGTGAGAGAGAATAATTGCCATGTCctgattttctgattttactgTCTATACTCTTAATGACCTCTTAAGAGCAGGTACTGATGATGATCAAATATACAAATCCCCACTCATGCAAACATGCGAAGGATCTAGGAAGTGATGCTGAATATCTGCATTGCAGATTCTTTTATAAAtggcaaagcaaaattaatataTAGCACTCTCCAAACTTTGTTTCCAAAAGccatcaatttttatttttttaaaagtagtattATTGCCTAGATTACGTTTATTCATCAAAATCTTTCCCATATTTAGATCTAGAAGTTTGGTCTGGCTTATAAAAAAATGGCTCCTGAGTGGTGACTGCA from Grus americana isolate bGruAme1 chromosome 7, bGruAme1.mat, whole genome shotgun sequence encodes the following:
- the RASGEF1A gene encoding ras-GEF domain-containing family member 1A isoform X1: MVLKTPETMPQTPIFSSMLGSSCSGQVQPDMGERCVDPVYQDGNLVSGSLEALIEHLVPTMDYYPDRTYIFTFLLSSRVFIHPHELLAKVGQICIKQKQQLETGTEAEKAKLKSFAAKIIQLLKEWTETFPYDFQDEKSMKELKEIAHRITQCDEENGTVKKIISQMTQNLLMALSARSQYQEIREKFRQPVTDKGTILKTKPQSTQKDILSVCCDPLILAQQLTYIELERVSNIYPEDLMQIVSHMDSLDNHKCRGDVTKTYNLEAYDNWFNCLSMLVATEICRVVKKKQRTRMVEFFIDVARECFNIGNFNSMMAIISGMNLSPVARLKKTWSKVKTAKFDVLEHHMDPSSNFCNYRTALQGAAQRSQTANSNREKIVIPVFNLFIKDIYFLHKIHTNRLPNGQINFKKFWEISRQIHDFLTWKQVECPFEKDKKIQSYLLTAPIYSEEALFIASFESEGPENHMEKDSWKTLRYKALSEHESFCIQARNHQLPFSYFHIQLMAILTQIHLFVLQNSNLKKFNMAWILIQLFQPGQLRLQDHSWDYESEYALFRLSNTVKESTFVAVCRHAFLRGANI